One genomic segment of Mycolicibacterium psychrotolerans includes these proteins:
- a CDS encoding acetyl/propionyl/methylcrotonyl-CoA carboxylase subunit alpha has protein sequence MITRVLVANRGEIARRVFATCRRLGIGTVAVYTDPDAAAPHVAEADARVRLDGTRGYLDAGQLIAAAQAAGADAIHPGYGFLSENPDFAAAVIDAGLTWIGPPVTAVAAMGSKIEAKKMMAAAGVPVLDELDPDAVTADMLPVLIKASAGGGGRGMRVVRDLADLPAQVEAARREAQSAFGDPTVFCERYLDAGHHVEVQVMADAHGTVWAVGERECSIQRRHQKIIEEAPSPLVERVAGMRDKLFEAARLAATAIGYTGAGTVEFMADDRGEFFFLEMNTRLQVEHPVTELTSGLDLVELQMSVADGAPLDPEPPASTGASIEARLYAEDPAKNWQPQAGTVHRFDVPTAVTRFGPAGRAGVRLDSGVADGSVISVFYDPMIAKVISWAPTRTQAAALLADALTRTRLHGVRTNRDLLVNVLRHPEFLAGATDTAFFDTHGLDALAAPVGDAATVTLSAIAAALADAAHNRCIATIFAGVPSGWRNLASAGQTKSYADDDGQAHEVAYRFTRDGVRITGRDDVALVSATPEQVVLTVGAVDLPFRVARYGDDVFVDSPSASVHLVALPRYPDPDDAVAHGSLLAPMPGSVLRVGAAVGDTVTAGQPLVWLEAMKMEHTIAAPADGVLAELNVTAGTQVEVGAVLARVDSGEAP, from the coding sequence GATCGGCACGGTCGCGGTGTACACCGACCCCGACGCCGCCGCGCCACACGTCGCCGAGGCCGACGCCCGGGTCCGGCTCGACGGCACCCGCGGCTACCTCGACGCCGGTCAGCTGATCGCGGCCGCGCAGGCCGCCGGGGCCGACGCGATCCACCCCGGCTACGGCTTCCTCTCGGAGAACCCCGATTTCGCGGCGGCCGTGATCGACGCCGGCCTGACGTGGATCGGCCCGCCGGTGACGGCCGTCGCGGCCATGGGCTCGAAGATCGAAGCCAAGAAGATGATGGCCGCCGCCGGCGTCCCGGTGCTGGACGAACTCGACCCGGACGCCGTGACCGCCGACATGCTGCCGGTCCTGATCAAGGCGTCGGCGGGCGGTGGCGGCCGCGGCATGCGCGTCGTGCGCGACCTCGCCGACCTGCCCGCACAGGTCGAGGCCGCCCGCCGGGAGGCGCAGTCGGCGTTCGGCGACCCGACCGTGTTCTGTGAGCGCTACCTCGACGCCGGGCACCACGTCGAGGTGCAGGTGATGGCCGACGCCCACGGCACCGTGTGGGCCGTCGGCGAACGGGAGTGCTCGATCCAGCGCCGCCACCAGAAGATCATCGAAGAGGCGCCCTCACCGCTGGTGGAACGCGTTGCGGGCATGCGCGACAAGCTCTTCGAGGCGGCGCGGCTGGCCGCCACGGCGATCGGCTACACCGGCGCGGGCACGGTCGAGTTCATGGCCGATGATCGCGGCGAGTTCTTCTTCCTGGAGATGAACACCCGTCTGCAGGTCGAGCATCCGGTCACCGAACTCACCTCCGGTCTGGATCTGGTGGAACTGCAGATGTCCGTCGCCGACGGCGCCCCGCTCGATCCCGAGCCACCGGCCTCGACCGGCGCGTCGATCGAGGCGAGGCTCTACGCCGAGGATCCCGCCAAGAACTGGCAGCCGCAGGCGGGCACCGTGCACCGCTTCGACGTCCCGACGGCGGTCACCCGCTTCGGCCCGGCCGGCCGGGCCGGGGTGCGCCTCGATTCCGGGGTCGCCGACGGCTCGGTGATCTCGGTGTTCTACGACCCGATGATCGCCAAGGTGATCTCCTGGGCGCCCACCCGGACACAGGCCGCGGCGCTGCTCGCCGACGCCCTGACCCGCACCCGGCTGCACGGCGTACGCACCAACCGCGACCTGCTGGTCAACGTGCTGCGCCACCCGGAGTTCCTCGCCGGTGCCACCGACACGGCGTTCTTCGACACCCACGGACTCGACGCGCTCGCCGCGCCCGTCGGCGACGCCGCGACGGTGACCCTGTCGGCCATCGCCGCCGCCCTGGCCGATGCGGCGCACAACCGTTGCATCGCAACCATTTTCGCGGGTGTGCCCAGCGGTTGGCGCAACCTCGCGTCGGCCGGGCAGACCAAGAGCTACGCCGACGACGACGGCCAGGCCCACGAGGTGGCCTACCGCTTCACCCGTGACGGCGTGCGGATCACCGGGCGCGACGACGTCGCACTGGTGTCCGCGACGCCCGAGCAGGTGGTGCTGACCGTGGGTGCGGTCGACCTGCCCTTTCGTGTCGCCCGGTACGGCGACGACGTGTTCGTCGACTCACCGTCAGCCTCGGTGCATCTCGTCGCGTTACCGCGCTATCCGGACCCCGACGACGCCGTGGCGCACGGCTCGCTGCTGGCACCCATGCCCGGCTCGGTGCTGCGGGTCGGCGCCGCGGTCGGCGACACCGTCACCGCGGGCCAGCCGCTGGTCTGGCTCGAGGCGATGAAGATGGAACACACCATCGCCGCGCCGGCCGACGGTGTGCTGGCCGAACTCAACGTCACCGCCGGAACGCAAGTGGAAGTAGGCGCCGTGCTGGCGCGCGTCGATTCAGGAGAGGCCCCATGA